Part of the Brassica oleracea var. oleracea cultivar TO1000 chromosome C8, BOL, whole genome shotgun sequence genome is shown below.
TCCTCCGGTTCCTGGTTTTGGGGCTCTCAACTCGAGAATTGTTTCTTGCTTCAATCACTAATGGTTTTACGGGCATATCTGATCAAAAGGGTCGAAATTTGTGAACCAAACAAGGAAGACAGAGGACAATTACATGGGAGTAATAATAGTTAAACTACTTACTCGTTATTCGAACTGGAAAGAGGGGACAAGGTTTGAGACGAGTTCCGAGAATGTCGGTGAGTCTGAACTGAACTGAAGAAAGAGAAGTCAAAGCAGCCATGCGAGATACCATTACAGAAGCATCGAAAGTCGAAAAACACTCTCAGCGGAATTTAATCGAACACCTTCTGTGCGGATATGAAACTCTTTATGGGATTTTTAAAATATTTGCAGCGATTTTATTTTGACCAAACTGGCATTGCATCGTAGTAAAAATATCTTCCCACATCTTTTGTCCGGTAATGAAAGAGGATAAGGAGTCGGAATATTAAAAATAATAAATAATTTAAAAATGTTAAAAAAGTTAAAGACTATTTGAACAACAGTGGTTCTAGATTCTTCTCTAACCTTTTTGCCAGCTTCACTGTAAAACATGTCCGCTAACATATATAACCTCTTAGTCTTCCTTCTCCGATTTGCATCTATTCTTTTCAGTTTCCTTCTCCTCCGAGAAAGTTAGCTCATTTCTCTTGTTCTCTCTCAAAAAGATCTCTCCTTTCAAGAGTGATGTCTACGGATACGGAGGCGAATTTTCGTGCGTTAGCGGCTGTGTTCCGCAGGAGGATCGAAGAAGGTGGATTCTTACCGGTGAATTTTGCTTCAGCCGACGGAGAAGCCGATGAGGGCGGAGAATCCACCGATCGTCGCGGTTCGGTGATCCAGAGAGTGGTTGTGATCAGATCGCCTGTCGGACTCGAGGATTTTTTGAACGGCGACGGGTCAGGGAAACAGGGGAGATCTCCGGCGTCGAAATCGTCGGTGGAGAGTATGCCACGTGTCGTGATCGGAGGAGATAAGGAGGCAGGAGCAGGAGGAGGAGGAGGAGGGTGTTCGATTTGTCTGGAGGAGTGGTCGGATGGTGACGTGGCGGCGGAGATGCCGTGTAAGCACGAGTTTCACTCAAAGTGTGTGGAGGAGTGGCTGGGGAGGCACGCCACGTGTCCGTTGTGTAGGTACGAGATGCCTGTTGAGGAAGTGGAGGGAGAGAAGAAAGTTGGGGTTTGGATTGGGCTATCTGTTAGCACCGGTGGAAGAAGAGACGGAGAAGACGGTGGTGATTCGAACCCTCGAGATGATACAGAGGCTTAGGTACAGAGAAGACGATGGTGATTCGAACCCCTCTAGATGAAACAGAGGCTTAGGTTCAAGGCTTTTGATTTGTGTTTGTGTATATATTTATTTCTTTTAAAGATATTTCCAGTTTTCATTTAAGAATTCGTTTGCTGAAATTGATTCATTACAAGAACATGATTCATTGCACAAACAACACAAAACAGAGATTTCAATTATAGGGTTGAAGTGATTGCTGTCTGAGAAGGGTAAGAGTGACTAGGGTTGTGGTTGTGGGCTTCCTTGGGGACTAAGAAAACTCCCATCTCCTTCTTTCTCTGCTTCTCGTTCTTTAAGCATTTTGATTCCTTGATATCTTCCCAACATCAAAACCGTAGCCATAGGGTTTGTTCCCGGCGACTCTTCAAACGTTGAGCCATCCACAACTCTCAACCTCTTCACACCACTAACTCTATAATCCTCGTCCACAACAGATCCCACAACGCAACCTCCATGGTAATGATAATAAGTCCTCACATTGTCTTTACAAAAGCTCTTAAGCTCCTCATCACCAGCCAAAAGCTTCTCCCGGTTCTGCAACCCTAGGTAAAACGTCACGGTCTCTGACCTCGCAACGTGCTGAAGTAGGAGAACCATCTCTAAGCAAGCCTCAAGGTCTTCCTTGCTTCCCAAGTAATTGAATTTCACCGAAGGGTTCTCTCTAAGGTTTGTGCTGTTAAGCTTTAGCCTTCCTCTGGACTTGGGGAACGCGATTTTCGCCGCTATGGAGATCCTTGTTGTGGTGATATTCGTTGGAAGAACCTCTGATTCGAGTATGTACTTGTAACCTTCTGCTATAGCTGCCACTTGAGGTGGCTCCAGTGTTCGGTTCTGCGAGAATCTATCAACGAGAAGAGAAATCGCTGGATTATCCGACATTCTTCTCCCTACATCTCTGAGGTTGACAGCTATAGGGATGTTGAGATCATTCAGATGGTCCTCAGGTCCTATTCCACTTAAGAGGAGAATCTGAGGACTACCTAAAGCTCCAGCCGTGAGTATAACCTCGCCTCTACGCTTCTCAACGTGAACTTTATAGCTCTTACTTGAGCTCCCATCACTCTTCATAAACCTAACTCCAACCGCACGTGTCTTATTACCATCAAAGATCACACTCTTCACAGTCGCGTTTAGAAGAACAGTGATGTGGTTTGGTCTCCCAAACCCCAAAAGATCTGCAGATGTATGCCTCTTCCCACACTGATCATATATGCTTCCACCAATCTTCGTCCCTTGCGTGTGCTCCAAGTTATACCCATTGTAAGGATAAAACCCCGCTTCAAGAAAACCAAACTGCACAACGGATTGCCATTGAGTCAACTCCGGCATGAAGACAACTTTAGACTCAACCCATTTGTAAGAATCTTGGACCAGATCCTTGTCCCAACCAGCTTTCTTCACAAACTCTTCGCTAGCTCGGCTGTAGAATCCGCCGTTTATGGCAGAAGATCCACCGAGAACGCGTCCTCTGTAGTTCTCAACTCCGTCTCTTGAGGTGAAACTTTGCGCAACGGATGTGTACTCATCTGTTTTCAGCAGTGAGTATCCAAAGTATTTTTTTTCTTCTACTAATGGATCACCAAAGGGAGAGCCACCACGTTCAATGACAAGAACAGAGAATTTCTCAGAGAGTGTTGCTGCTAAGGAGCATCCTGCAGTTCCACCTCCGACAACGATGTAATCGAATGACTTGCCGGAGACTTCTTTGGGATCAGAGGTCATGTAAGGCATTTGTATTGCTCCTTGTGACAAGTTAATGAACATAGAAATGATGAAGATAAACACAAGAGGAGACATGTTTTTAAGAATCAAAGACAGGAGTTTTTGTCTGAAGCAAAAGGATTATTTGGTTTATAATGGAAGAGGTTGTGAGCCTAACTGCCCAAGTGATGATTTTGTGTCTCTTAAGGCAGTAACAGTGTAGACATAATGATCAGAGAAAATGGTCAACAAACATAGATAAGTAAATAAAGTTTGGTGCTAAGGAGAGCGCATGGTTAGAGATCATAATGGTCTCTTTGTTGGAATAATTATGAAATTTTCCTTTCATAATCATATATCCATGCCTTAAAGTCAGTTTCTGGATAATGATGGTTTTTACTTTTTTTTTTGCTGTTCCAACTAAAACTCTGAGTGGACAAAGCAACAACGTTAGTTAGAAATTAACAACATTAGAGGTTTAAAAAGAACCGACCACCTCCATTGTCAAAGTAATGTATGGTGGGACTGTACCAAAAAACGAAACAGACACATTCAAGTCATGTAATTAGAAAAGAAATATTGAAAGAACTTAACCGTTAAATGAATCACAAACCGGTTTACTCAATTTAGCTGATTACATGATAGATAACAATCAAAGACCTAAACAAATTTGCTTACACATCTCCCAAAATGAATATTTTACAGTCCTTTAATGATCTTCCAAGATCAGTCTTGTCAAAAGGTTAAACGTTCTCCAGCTACCATTAAGCTGCTTTCTGTTTCCCTCTATGCACAAGCGACACTTGATTTTCCAAGGCAAATGAGTTACTTTTCTTGATTTTTCTTGGAGAATCTTTGCTTGAGTTTCCTCTCAAAGAGAGGTTCTTCCTTATCCTGTTCCTGTTTATCATCAGCATGGTGTTTCTCGGCGGCACATTAACAGCACTCTCAACACAGTCACCAACCTGACCACATCCCCATTGTCTTGTAGACGCCCCATCTTCACAAAGCGGTTTAAGCCTCTGGACAATGTTATGTGATTTGTTGGAGTATTCTCCTTCCTGCTTGGTGCATATCGGACAAGGCGGGTCACTACCGTGAGCCATTGGAGTTGACTGGTCAAGACATTCAGCGTGAAAGACGTGTTGACAAGGAAGCACTCCTGTGACAGGCATGTCTCTGTTCCTCATGATGGACCGTGACCCCCAAGGAGACTTCTGCGAGATGTATCTGTTACACAATCCGCATTTAAACGTACTTGAGGCCACCACTCGTTGTGCATCAAGAAGTGGCTCGGGAACATCCGTGGAATCGATGCTGCTTGGTGTCCCGCTGCTCCAGCTGGAGGCATCCGCAGAGTCAGACGTTGTTTCTCTAGCGTTATCAGAAGGATGCAGTATAGGATGAACCGGCTTAGACAGGGAAAATCGCTTAGGAGTTTGATCTGCGAGAAGCAAAACGTCAAGAAAAAGAAGCTTTGTTAAATAATGAGAATGTGGCGCAAACCTCTTCTTGTTGCAGATTCAAAGTCACTGGGTGTCCAATGAAGAGTCTGTGCAAGGTCAGGACTACGAAGAACGTTAGCGTTTGATGATGTGGAAGATCCATAGAAGCTAACACCATCGGTTACACCATGGAGATCCCATCTCGATGAAGGTGGAGAGAAACTTGAGTTAGTCCTCCAGTAAGGCTCATGAGGGCCAAAGGAAAAGTCATGACTTGGAGAGTTTGATCTGTCTGATTTGGCAGCCACACAACAGAGCGAACCCATCTGAAGCTCACAACAGCTTAGCTTCTATATATGTCTGAGGACTCTCCAAATCAAAGCTTAAACACCGCTCCAACTACATAAACTATGAGATACGTTTCGCAAAAAACATATTCGGATTCGGATATGTTCCTTGTCCTTTAGCTTAACACACCTCTGAAAATCAAAAAGCACCAAAAGATTCAAACTTTCAATCGTCAAAAACAAACATTACTCAGAACCAATCCACAGAAAGTTAAAATCTTGAAACTAATGGAAGGTAACTAATCAACCCAACACCCAATAATCTCCCACTCATCCTATGACTAGCAAAGATCTTACCTTTAGCTTTCAAAATGACAAAATGTTATTGATCAACGAACCCCACATTGTCTTCTAAACAAGAGATTTCATTGCAGATGCATTATGAATTTCGAAATGACAGCAAAATCAGTTAGAAGATTTGCAGACACAAAGTGAAGTAAAGTAAAGGGCTTACTGTTTCGAAACTCGGAGAGACAAATCTGGACTGTTGTCGGAAGAAAATGATCTTGCTTGTCGCCAATTCGATCGAAGAAACCCTAATTTATTGGAAATGGGGAGAGGTACTCTGCTTCTTCTTCTTCTTTACTGTATACTCTTTGTTTTTGTAAGCTTTACCTTTTGCTTTTGTTCTATCTTATTTAAATGATACTGTACTATATTATCAGGAAACTTTTATACAAAGGATATATGTATCAAAATCACTAATTAGTCTACTCCAAAAGTTGAATGCATTTGTTGACAAAGAATAAGCCATAATTCATTTAATTTGTATGAAAAAATGAATTCACTGAATTTTGTCAAGGAAGATTAATAATACTACCAAGAGATTGTTAAAATAATCTATCGAATATTTATGTGAAGGATTAGAGATTCTCAGTTGCACAGCTTGAATTACAGTATGGGTGAGAGACTCCTAGAGTTTTTTATAAATTTTTCAATACCAATGTTAATATTTCAAAAAAATCATTTGAGCTCTATTATTGTGAATAGGCGTAGTTAGTTTCTCTGAATGTTTTGAACTACCGCTTTTTGGTTATTTTCAAATTTCAACCGATTATTGAGTTAATGAATAGTATTAGCAATTTTTAACGACGTTGACTATCAAATTTCTACGCATATCTGCCGACTAGTTTCTACAGCCTACCGATTGGATAATTTAACTATACTAGTTTGCCTTTGTTATCATTATTTATATACAGATAATATACTCTTCTTGTTCTTTATAAAAGTTAGATATGAAAGTCTCAATCTAGCACTTTGACCAAAAAAAAAGAAAAAAAAAAAAAAAAGAAAGTCTCAAT
Proteins encoded:
- the LOC106312436 gene encoding E3 ubiquitin-protein ligase RING1, with the protein product MSTDTEANFRALAAVFRRRIEEGGFLPVNFASADGEADEGGESTDRRGSVIQRVVVIRSPVGLEDFLNGDGSGKQGRSPASKSSVESMPRVVIGGDKEAGAGGGGGGCSICLEEWSDGDVAAEMPCKHEFHSKCVEEWLGRHATCPLCRYEMPVEEVEGEKKVGVWIGLSVSTGGRRDGEDGGDSNPRDDTEA
- the LOC106312434 gene encoding protein HOTHEAD-like; translation: MSPLVFIFIISMFINLSQGAIQMPYMTSDPKEVSGKSFDYIVVGGGTAGCSLAATLSEKFSVLVIERGGSPFGDPLVEEKKYFGYSLLKTDEYTSVAQSFTSRDGVENYRGRVLGGSSAINGGFYSRASEEFVKKAGWDKDLVQDSYKWVESKVVFMPELTQWQSVVQFGFLEAGFYPYNGYNLEHTQGTKIGGSIYDQCGKRHTSADLLGFGRPNHITVLLNATVKSVIFDGNKTRAVGVRFMKSDGSSSKSYKVHVEKRRGEVILTAGALGSPQILLLSGIGPEDHLNDLNIPIAVNLRDVGRRMSDNPAISLLVDRFSQNRTLEPPQVAAIAEGYKYILESEVLPTNITTTRISIAAKIAFPKSRGRLKLNSTNLRENPSVKFNYLGSKEDLEACLEMVLLLQHVARSETVTFYLGLQNREKLLAGDEELKSFCKDNVRTYYHYHGGCVVGSVVDEDYRVSGVKRLRVVDGSTFEESPGTNPMATVLMLGRYQGIKMLKEREAEKEGDGSFLSPQGSPQPQP
- the LOC106310028 gene encoding uncharacterized protein LOC106310028 — its product is MGSLCCVAAKSDRSNSPSHDFSFGPHEPYWRTNSSFSPPSSRWDLHGVTDGVSFYGSSTSSNANVLRSPDLAQTLHWTPSDFESATRRDQTPKRFSLSKPVHPILHPSDNARETTSDSADASSWSSGTPSSIDSTDVPEPLLDAQRVVASSTFKCGLCNRYISQKSPWGSRSIMRNRDMPVTGVLPCQHVFHAECLDQSTPMAHGSDPPCPICTKQEGEYSNKSHNIVQRLKPLCEDGASTRQWGCGQVGDCVESAVNVPPRNTMLMINRNRIRKNLSLRGNSSKDSPRKIKKSNSFALENQVSLVHRGKQKAA